One Candidatus Zixiibacteriota bacterium DNA segment encodes these proteins:
- a CDS encoding pilus assembly PilX N-terminal domain-containing protein translates to MINLIRNNRGGALFISLSLLAMLTIIGLLAVQTSNTDIELSGYQVESDKSFYIADAGAKRAVLEVVSDYTWRTGFADVALANGAYTVIVEDSAADSTLADTILITASGTFRDGVTNIEVVMTPVIVNPFSKAMFGDSWIDLDRETCTDSYNSDSGTYAGTVLDTLADIGSNGTISSSKSVTFGGGIQVATEGGISLGPFNTINGDTTSTADSVSLDIIPASEYTWAESVSKAMTGISGSNFNYDNGTKDLILGSTGDVVLQSGVYFFNDLTLGSDSRISLAAGAQITIYVTGTVHFAQNSVFNENGKPSDAMIYSSGPTMQFDQGNIFYGAFYGPNAHVQYDQTTEVYGSLIGGSIRLDRGACFHYDRNLANITRRLVDKYESFAWREL, encoded by the coding sequence ATGATAAATTTAATTCGAAATAATCGCGGCGGAGCCCTGTTTATATCGCTCAGTCTCCTGGCTATGCTGACTATCATCGGTCTGTTGGCGGTGCAAACTTCCAATACCGACATAGAATTGTCGGGTTATCAGGTCGAATCCGATAAATCATTCTATATTGCTGACGCCGGAGCAAAACGAGCGGTCTTGGAAGTTGTCAGCGACTACACCTGGCGAACCGGATTTGCCGATGTCGCCCTTGCCAATGGAGCCTACACTGTGATAGTTGAGGACAGCGCCGCCGATTCAACTTTGGCCGATACAATTCTAATAACCGCCAGCGGGACTTTCAGAGATGGTGTCACCAATATCGAAGTGGTCATGACGCCGGTAATTGTCAATCCATTTAGTAAAGCCATGTTTGGCGACAGTTGGATTGATTTGGATCGTGAAACATGTACTGATTCGTACAATTCGGATTCCGGCACATACGCCGGGACCGTTTTGGACACGTTGGCCGATATTGGTTCTAACGGCACTATCAGTTCCAGTAAATCAGTTACTTTTGGCGGAGGGATTCAGGTCGCGACCGAAGGCGGAATTTCTCTCGGGCCATTTAATACCATCAACGGTGACACCACCTCAACCGCCGACTCGGTCTCACTGGATATTATTCCCGCTTCAGAATACACTTGGGCGGAATCAGTCAGTAAAGCCATGACTGGAATATCCGGAAGTAATTTTAATTATGATAACGGCACCAAAGATTTAATTCTTGGATCTACAGGCGATGTTGTCCTTCAGAGCGGCGTCTATTTCTTCAACGATCTAACTTTGGGATCTGATTCGCGAATTTCCCTCGCCGCCGGAGCTCAAATAACTATTTATGTTACTGGCACTGTACACTTCGCTCAAAACTCTGTCTTTAACGAAAACGGCAAACCGTCTGACGCAATGATTTATTCCAGCGGCCCGACAATGCAATTCGACCAGGGCAATATTTTCTACGGCGCGTTTTACGGGCCCAATGCTCATGTCCAGTATGACCAGACTACTGAGGTTTACGGCTCATTAATAGGTGGTTCTATTCGACTGGATAGAGGCGCCTGCTTCCATTATGACCGCAATCTGGCAAACATAACCAGGCGTTTAGTCGATAAATACGAGTCCTTCGCCTGGCGGGAATTGTAA
- a CDS encoding prepilin-type N-terminal cleavage/methylation domain-containing protein encodes MKKIKNSKGSTVIEIMIALLITGIVSAAAFQFYVKMHGQTMTQEQISDMQQNSRASLQEIVKALRTAGYKVGAHDSYAIVGDSLYVFTSITQPVDTIIYFLQPYSILEYPAIASLPEELHPKKLMKQVNGGSPEIFSDFINDIDFTAVTANTIEVVVKVQAESPDLDYEDNEGYRVYTAAERVLIRNMTL; translated from the coding sequence ATGAAGAAAATAAAGAATTCCAAAGGAAGCACGGTCATTGAAATTATGATAGCCTTGTTGATAACCGGTATCGTCTCGGCCGCCGCTTTCCAATTTTATGTCAAGATGCACGGCCAGACAATGACTCAGGAACAGATTTCGGATATGCAACAAAATAGCCGAGCCAGCCTTCAGGAAATAGTCAAGGCTCTGCGTACCGCCGGATACAAAGTAGGCGCGCATGATTCTTATGCCATAGTGGGCGACAGCCTCTATGTCTTCACCAGCATTACCCAACCGGTGGATACGATTATTTATTTTCTGCAACCTTACTCCATCCTTGAATACCCGGCTATCGCGAGTTTACCCGAAGAATTACATCCCAAAAAGCTGATGAAGCAGGTTAATGGTGGATCTCCCGAGATATTTTCGGACTTCATCAATGATATCGATTTTACGGCTGTAACCGCCAATACTATAGAAGTAGTTGTCAAAGTTCAGGCCGAAAGCCCTGATTTGGATTATGAGGATAATGAAGGTTATCGAGTCTATACTGCGGCCGAACGAGTTTTGATTCGTAATATGACGCTGTAA
- a CDS encoding prepilin-type N-terminal cleavage/methylation domain-containing protein — translation MSKMIKNEKGVSLLEVMIAILILAFGVLGLAPMFIISVKGNVIARDNSFVSNLIKEKIELYEGMDPLPALPFNDADLVVWERGEVGQTEMGRDTVCTGYSSGDPGVFTRTIVMEDNATDSLIPAGLVQITVAVSWLDHQNLNRSSSSSTYIFQ, via the coding sequence ATGTCTAAGATGATAAAAAATGAAAAAGGCGTGAGTTTACTCGAAGTCATGATCGCGATTTTAATCCTGGCTTTTGGAGTGTTGGGTTTGGCGCCCATGTTTATAATTTCCGTTAAGGGAAACGTAATTGCTCGTGATAATTCGTTTGTCTCCAATCTCATCAAGGAAAAAATCGAGCTTTATGAGGGGATGGACCCGTTGCCGGCCCTTCCGTTTAATGACGCCGATTTGGTTGTCTGGGAAAGAGGCGAGGTCGGCCAAACTGAAATGGGCCGCGATACTGTTTGCACCGGTTATTCATCGGGCGATCCAGGAGTATTCACGCGAACCATCGTGATGGAAGACAACGCCACCGACTCTCTTATCCCTGCCGGATTGGTCCAGATAACCGTAGCCGTATCGTGGCTGGATCATCAGAATCTGAATAGATCATCGTCATCGAGTACATATATATTCCAATAG
- a CDS encoding DNA/RNA non-specific endonuclease, translating into MKSICLLAFCMTAPLFFAVLISCDKTDTAGPDLSQRIRPNDISDLSDRQPIFDPGNQTILSDSTNLRWGISCDSGDWLAKEWFTINFNCDWKIPYWAAYYLNDSMLSLDTTRSANNKIDQDISSDCQARDYDYSYNPYDKGHVAPAAAFRYCSLAYASTYYWTNISPQHEKINQYKWKALEVSIRNRIMSIGNGWIITGHFFDTPNQQPDTFLNNRVAIPTHLYKAVLFMNDDSVFSMAAYLIPNASDTLPYTFEEYCLCVDQLELITGYDFFPLLEDGLENYLEGGNITSVGP; encoded by the coding sequence ATGAAATCAATATGCCTTCTCGCCTTTTGTATGACTGCGCCGCTTTTTTTTGCGGTACTAATAAGTTGCGATAAAACTGACACCGCCGGTCCGGATTTGTCGCAGCGAATTCGGCCAAATGACATATCAGACCTTTCTGATCGCCAGCCAATATTTGATCCGGGTAATCAAACAATCCTTTCAGATTCGACTAATTTACGCTGGGGGATTTCCTGCGATTCGGGCGACTGGCTGGCAAAAGAATGGTTCACCATCAATTTTAATTGCGACTGGAAAATCCCCTACTGGGCGGCCTATTATTTGAATGATTCAATGCTGTCTCTTGATACCACTCGTTCAGCCAATAACAAAATTGATCAGGATATTAGCAGTGATTGTCAGGCCCGGGATTACGATTATTCATATAATCCTTACGATAAAGGGCATGTCGCTCCGGCCGCTGCATTTAGATATTGCTCGCTGGCCTACGCTTCAACTTATTATTGGACCAACATAAGCCCCCAGCATGAAAAAATAAATCAGTACAAATGGAAGGCGCTGGAAGTGTCAATCAGAAATCGTATCATGTCTATTGGCAATGGATGGATTATCACCGGACATTTTTTTGATACTCCCAATCAGCAGCCGGATACTTTTCTCAATAATCGGGTGGCTATTCCAACCCATCTTTATAAAGCAGTTCTTTTTATGAATGATGACAGCGTCTTTTCAATGGCGGCTTATCTAATACCCAACGCTTCAGATACCCTGCCATACACATTTGAAGAATATTGCCTGTGTGTTGATCAGCTTGAGCTAATTACTGGTTATGATTTTTTCCCTCTGCTGGAAGACGGATTGGAAAATTATTTGGAGGGTGGAAACATTACATCTGTGGGGCCTTGA
- the recG gene encoding ATP-dependent DNA helicase RecG, with translation MAKLEFTTDIQFLKGVGPKRGEVLKAHGIDTVGKLLYYFPRKYIDRSEVDTIASLQENDYKTVIGKVLGKGLLKGGKTRLEVIIGDETGHLSLMWFAGYRYLEKQFKKGDLLAVTGTVTYFQNYQMLHPEYEFIGGEGDEQIHTGRIVPIYHGTAELNKVGLTSRTIRKLIKTALDSLEENIEEYLPDEIIKNEKLKYLPEAIVNIHYPEDAKSAREARQRLAFDELLFLQYLIYNRKAKYKEKEKAKPCTRPGKLFTQILDGLPFQLTPGQKSSVDDIVNDMTSKKSMNRLLQGDVGSGKTVVAILAAVLAVENGGQAAVMAPTEILASQHYSGWKDILDRCGIKSRLLIGSIKGKEKKEINSALESGEIDIIFGTHAIISKTVTFSNLSLVVIDEQHRFGVMQRSKLAEKGDMPDRLVMTATPIPRTLAMTLYGDLDVSTIPDLPPGRKPVQTVWRFASKIGEIYKYIDSELNKGNQAFVIYPLVEKSEKMDLQAAEEGYQELVELLPHRKIGLVHGRVKADKRDKTIDDFHDGKLDILAATTVIEVGLDIPNANILVIQHAERFGLSQLHQMRGRVGRGERQGLTVAVAYKPMSDIGRKRLEYFTSTTDGFKIAEADLELRGPGEFFGTRQHGLPEFRVANLVLDQELLVSARKWAEVLFRHRRDKENEIRFLLNHAAIFSNMNPDLVDVA, from the coding sequence GTGGCGAAGTTGGAATTTACAACCGATATTCAATTTCTCAAAGGAGTCGGTCCCAAGAGGGGAGAAGTTCTCAAAGCGCATGGCATCGATACCGTCGGGAAATTGCTCTATTATTTTCCTCGAAAATATATTGACCGCTCCGAAGTCGATACCATCGCTTCCCTGCAGGAAAACGATTATAAGACGGTTATCGGAAAAGTCCTCGGCAAAGGGCTCCTCAAAGGCGGAAAAACAAGGCTGGAAGTTATTATCGGCGACGAGACCGGGCATTTATCGCTAATGTGGTTTGCCGGATATAGATATCTGGAGAAGCAATTCAAAAAGGGCGATTTGCTGGCTGTAACCGGGACGGTGACTTATTTTCAGAATTATCAGATGCTCCATCCCGAGTATGAGTTTATCGGTGGGGAAGGCGATGAACAGATTCATACCGGCCGAATCGTTCCGATTTATCATGGCACGGCGGAGTTGAACAAAGTCGGTTTGACATCCCGGACGATTCGCAAACTGATTAAAACCGCGCTGGATTCGCTTGAGGAAAATATTGAAGAATATTTACCGGATGAAATCATTAAAAATGAGAAATTAAAATATCTTCCCGAAGCGATTGTCAATATCCATTATCCTGAGGATGCAAAATCCGCTCGGGAGGCGAGGCAACGATTGGCTTTTGATGAGTTGTTGTTTTTGCAATATCTGATTTATAACCGCAAAGCCAAGTATAAAGAAAAAGAGAAAGCCAAACCGTGCACCCGGCCGGGCAAATTATTTACTCAGATATTAGACGGTTTGCCGTTTCAGCTAACGCCGGGACAGAAGAGTAGTGTTGATGATATCGTAAACGATATGACTTCGAAAAAGTCGATGAATCGTTTGCTGCAGGGTGATGTCGGTTCGGGCAAAACCGTCGTGGCGATACTGGCGGCGGTCCTGGCGGTTGAAAACGGCGGTCAGGCGGCGGTGATGGCTCCGACTGAGATACTGGCGTCGCAGCATTATTCGGGCTGGAAAGATATTCTGGATAGATGCGGAATTAAATCACGTTTACTAATCGGATCGATCAAAGGAAAAGAAAAAAAAGAAATTAACAGCGCATTGGAATCGGGCGAGATAGACATTATATTCGGAACCCATGCCATTATCAGCAAAACGGTAACTTTTTCCAATTTGAGTCTGGTTGTCATTGATGAACAGCATCGTTTCGGCGTCATGCAGAGGAGCAAACTGGCCGAGAAGGGGGACATGCCGGATCGTCTGGTGATGACCGCGACGCCAATCCCGCGGACGCTGGCGATGACGCTGTATGGAGATTTAGATGTATCCACCATTCCTGATTTACCTCCGGGAAGAAAACCGGTCCAAACGGTGTGGCGATTCGCCTCGAAAATCGGTGAGATTTACAAATATATCGATTCGGAATTGAATAAGGGCAACCAGGCTTTTGTTATATATCCGTTGGTTGAGAAATCGGAAAAGATGGATTTGCAGGCGGCCGAAGAAGGGTATCAGGAACTTGTCGAACTTTTGCCGCATAGAAAGATCGGACTGGTCCACGGGCGGGTCAAAGCGGATAAGCGGGATAAAACGATAGACGATTTTCATGACGGGAAGCTCGATATTTTGGCAGCCACAACCGTTATTGAAGTAGGTCTTGATATTCCCAACGCCAATATTTTGGTGATTCAGCACGCTGAGCGGTTTGGGTTGTCGCAGCTTCATCAGATGAGGGGCCGGGTTGGTCGGGGCGAACGGCAGGGATTGACCGTTGCGGTAGCGTATAAACCGATGTCGGATATCGGGCGGAAGCGTCTGGAGTATTTTACGTCAACTACGGACGGTTTTAAGATTGCCGAGGCTGATTTGGAACTGCGAGGTCCGGGCGAATTTTTTGGCACTCGACAACATGGTTTGCCTGAGTTTCGAGTCGCCAACCTGGTATTGGATCAGGAACTGCTTGTCTCGGCTCGCAAATGGGCGGAAGTCTTGTTCCGTCATCGCCGCGATAAAGAAAATGAAATACGATTTTTATTGAACCATGCCGCGATTTTTTCTAATATGAATCCGGATTTAGTGGATGTCGCTTAA
- a CDS encoding DUF1844 domain-containing protein, translated as MTDETKTINPLFLQLIISLQSAAWYQMGKTISPVSGKIERDLIQAKVSIDLLNMLQEKTKGNLLEEEQKIIDSTVYNLQMNYIDELEKDKKEPKAEDDISSTEKASEENDENSGTDSPEDK; from the coding sequence ATGACTGATGAGACCAAAACAATTAATCCTCTTTTTCTGCAACTGATTATTTCACTGCAGTCGGCCGCCTGGTATCAAATGGGAAAGACGATCTCGCCGGTATCTGGAAAAATCGAACGGGACTTGATCCAGGCTAAAGTATCGATTGATCTTTTGAATATGCTTCAGGAAAAAACCAAGGGAAATTTGCTGGAAGAAGAGCAAAAAATTATCGATTCAACGGTATATAATCTTCAGATGAATTATATTGATGAGTTGGAAAAAGACAAAAAAGAACCTAAGGCAGAAGATGATATTTCATCAACCGAAAAAGCGTCTGAAGAAAATGATGAAAATTCCGGAACCGACTCGCCGGAAGATAAGTAA
- the murB gene encoding UDP-N-acetylmuramate dehydrogenase: protein MNRSDKYTRFIEGFGRSVRENELMSAYTTFGTGGQADLFIDASDTDSLSRAIVLARKLSIPYFVIGQGSNLLVSDSGYRGLIIRNCIRRIEVQGNDIIAGAGEMLDEIVDFSAECSLTGFEFAAGIWGTIGGAVYGNAGAYGSNVGKILKSAEILTEDGFVKMVNRENLGFAYRHSRLKETNDLIIFATFGLVPGNKDEIKVRIEEIRGDRLRKHPSDACSAGCFFKNVEDAAQPHGKLPAGKLLDEIGAKEMTYGGAGVFEKHANIIINRGNATSKDIRHLADKLKREVKKKFDIDLREEVICLGDF, encoded by the coding sequence ATGAACCGATCGGATAAATATACACGTTTTATTGAAGGCTTTGGACGATCGGTCAGGGAAAACGAGTTAATGTCCGCGTACACCACGTTTGGGACAGGAGGACAAGCGGATCTTTTTATAGATGCTTCGGATACTGACAGCCTGTCACGGGCTATTGTACTCGCGAGAAAGTTATCGATTCCATATTTTGTAATCGGTCAGGGCAGTAACCTGTTGGTCAGTGATTCCGGCTATCGTGGATTAATAATTCGGAACTGCATCCGGCGTATTGAGGTACAAGGCAATGATATAATCGCCGGAGCCGGAGAGATGCTCGATGAGATTGTAGATTTTTCGGCCGAATGTTCATTGACAGGATTTGAATTTGCCGCAGGAATCTGGGGAACGATTGGCGGTGCTGTTTATGGAAATGCCGGAGCCTATGGCAGTAACGTCGGAAAGATATTAAAGTCCGCGGAAATTTTGACTGAGGACGGTTTTGTAAAAATGGTCAACCGGGAAAATCTGGGATTCGCCTATCGGCATTCCCGATTGAAGGAAACTAATGATTTGATAATCTTTGCAACCTTTGGACTTGTACCGGGAAATAAGGATGAAATCAAAGTCAGGATAGAGGAAATTCGTGGCGATCGATTGCGGAAACATCCATCGGACGCCTGCAGCGCCGGTTGCTTCTTCAAGAATGTCGAGGATGCGGCGCAGCCTCACGGAAAATTGCCGGCGGGAAAACTTCTTGATGAAATCGGGGCTAAAGAGATGACTTATGGAGGCGCCGGAGTTTTTGAAAAGCATGCCAACATTATTATCAATAGGGGAAATGCGACGTCAAAAGATATCAGACATTTGGCCGATAAATTGAAACGAGAAGTAAAGAAAAAATTTGATATTGATTTGCGAGAAGAAGTTATTTGTCTCGGAGATTTTTAA